Proteins encoded together in one Papaver somniferum cultivar HN1 unplaced genomic scaffold, ASM357369v1 unplaced-scaffold_21, whole genome shotgun sequence window:
- the LOC113339772 gene encoding RNA-binding protein 1-like isoform X2 — protein sequence MAEGYSRYNDGRQPAPLPPFLSGKRPRPDYDIPPGHELPGYYPREDERGGRVVRDTESIGSAYDRYLRSGGQAPPFSGGDSSRSLGGGGMLSHQVDDPRMLGLRSFDPGMVPPKSRDMGLPGIKQEIPLPPDASNTLFVEGLPANCTRREVSHIFRPFVGFKEVRLVSKESRHSGGDPLVLCFVDFINPAQAATAMDALQGYKFDEHDRESAVLRLQFARHPGPRSGGGSRGGRR from the exons ATGGCGGAAGGTTATTCGAGATACAATGATGGAAGACAACCCGCACCATTACCACCATTTCTTTCTGGAAAACGCCCTCGTCCTGATTATG ATATTCCACCTGGTCATGAATTGCCGGGTTATTATCCCCGTGAGGATGAAAGAGGTGGTCGAGTCGTTAGAGATACTGAATCCATTGGCTCAGCTTATGATCGTTACCTGCGCAGTGGAGGA CAAGCTCCGCCGTTTAGTGGAGGAGACTCTAGTAGATCTTTAGGTGGTGGAGGAATGCTCAGTCATCAGGTAGATGATCCACGTATGCTTGGTCTTCGGAGCTTTGATCCTGGCATGGTTCCACCTAAGAGCAGGGATATGGGACTTCCAGGCATCAAACAAGAGATTCCCCTTCCTCCAGATGCATCTAACACTTTATTTGTGGAAGGGTTGCCTGCAAATTGTACACGACGTGAAGTGTCTC ATATCTTCCGTCCTTTTGTAGGTTTTAAAGAAGTGAGACTTGTGAGCAAGGAATCTCGTCAT TCTGGAGGAGACCCACTTGTCCTGTGTTTTGTTGATTTTATCAATCCTGCGCAGGCAGCAACTGCGATGGACGCCTTACAAG GTTATAAATTCGACGAGCACGACCGTGAATCAGCCGTTTTAAGGTTACAATTTGCTCGCCATCCTGGTCCCAGATCAGGTGGTGGGTCTCGTGGTGGCAGGCGTTGA
- the LOC113339771 gene encoding eukaryotic translation initiation factor-like — protein sequence MYSDLLQPSCSPLSVMADTSSFPTVGEGHVPPPCLMKAKVSWMSTVRGNLSHEERILRRVRGILNKLTVEKYKILRTQLIDSGITTLHILQGVASLILNKALAEPMFCPLYAFLCHELSCSWLLDPPDGLPSFPSDKRVGKEITFKRILVNKCQQAFELENMKVAETRQQITTGVSSDDRYKERRRNLGDIQFICELLKQKISILPVFIVHRILGQLLDPNDAVANVEAVCLLLSTVGKELDEWCTWVSKRKELSNESPNEYHRWHETYFGWLKDVLATHPQLETRLKFMIHDLLDLRANKWVDVRHNKVKDRAIPELISASEAKVLSHLHLGASTTTNTRNHRAVQFHPKNQPDPHHW from the exons ATGTACAGTGATCTTCTTCAACCTTCCTGTTCACCCCTTTCAGTTATGGCAGACACCAGTTCATTCCCAACG gTAGGAGAAGGACATGTTCCTCCTCCTTGTCTAATGAAGGCCAAGGTTTCGTGGATGTCCACCGTGAGGGGTAATTTGTCACACGAAGAACGTATATTGAGAAGAGTTAGAGGTATATTGAACAAGCTGACAGTGGAGAAGTACAAAATTTTGAGAACCCAACTTATTGATTCAGGGATCACAACCCTGCATATCTTACAAGGCGTTGCGTCTCTTATATTGAACAAGGCTTTGGCGGAGCCAATGTTTTGTCCTCTGTACGCCTTTCTATGTCATGAACTGTCATGCAGCTGGCTCTTAGATCCTCCAGATGGGCTCCCATCATTTCCTTCTGATAAGCGTGTGGGTAAAGAAATCACTTTCAAGCGTATCCTCGTGAATAAATGCCAGCAAGCGTTTGAGcttgaaaatatgaaggtagCAGAGACCAGGCAGCAGATTACGACGGGGGTCTCTTCAGATGATAGATATAAAGAGAGAAGACGAAATCTTGGAGATATACAGTTTATTTGTGAGCTCTTGAAGCAAAAAATTTCAATTCTGCCGGTGTTTATTGTACATAGGATTCTTGGGCAGTTGTTGGATCCAAATGATGCCGTGGCAAACGTTGAGGCAGTATGTTTACTGCTGAGTACAGTTGGTAAGGAACTGGATGAATGGTGCACTTGGGTGTCAAAGAGGAAAGAACTGTCCAATGAGTCCCCAAATGAGTATCACAGGTGGCATGAAACTTACTTCGGTTGGCTAAAAGACGTGCTGGCAACACATCCCCAATTGGAAACACGGTTGAAGTTCATGATTCATGATCTTCTGGATCTCCGGGCAAACAAATGGGTCGATGTGAGACATAATAAGGTCAAAGATAGGGCAATTCCTGAATTAATCAGTGCTTCAGAGGCAAAGGTTCTTTCCCACCTCCATCTAGGTGCAAGTACTACCACGAATACGAGGAATCATAGGGCAGTACAATTTCATCCCAAGAACCAACCTGACCCTCACCATTGGTGA
- the LOC113339772 gene encoding nuclear speckle RNA-binding protein A-like isoform X1, producing the protein MAEGYSRYNDGRQPAPLPPFLSGKRPRPDYDIPPGHELPGYYPREDERGGRVVRDTESIGSAYDRYLRSGGQAPPFSGGDSSRSLGGGGMLSHQVDDPRMLGLRSFDPGMVPPKSRDMGLPGIKQEIPLPPDASNTLFVEGLPANCTRREVSHIFRPFVGFKEVRLVSKESRHSGGDPLVLCFVDFINPAQAATAMDALQGEHKKLTLLLSPLYVKHSSICIHKFILPCLLATYYHATISSTNLFYIPFTINNVFALWPT; encoded by the exons ATGGCGGAAGGTTATTCGAGATACAATGATGGAAGACAACCCGCACCATTACCACCATTTCTTTCTGGAAAACGCCCTCGTCCTGATTATG ATATTCCACCTGGTCATGAATTGCCGGGTTATTATCCCCGTGAGGATGAAAGAGGTGGTCGAGTCGTTAGAGATACTGAATCCATTGGCTCAGCTTATGATCGTTACCTGCGCAGTGGAGGA CAAGCTCCGCCGTTTAGTGGAGGAGACTCTAGTAGATCTTTAGGTGGTGGAGGAATGCTCAGTCATCAGGTAGATGATCCACGTATGCTTGGTCTTCGGAGCTTTGATCCTGGCATGGTTCCACCTAAGAGCAGGGATATGGGACTTCCAGGCATCAAACAAGAGATTCCCCTTCCTCCAGATGCATCTAACACTTTATTTGTGGAAGGGTTGCCTGCAAATTGTACACGACGTGAAGTGTCTC ATATCTTCCGTCCTTTTGTAGGTTTTAAAGAAGTGAGACTTGTGAGCAAGGAATCTCGTCAT TCTGGAGGAGACCCACTTGTCCTGTGTTTTGTTGATTTTATCAATCCTGCGCAGGCAGCAACTGCGATGGACGCCTTACAAGGTGAACATAAAAAGCtcactcttcttctttctccactTTATGTGAAACATAGCTCCATTTGTATACACAAATTCATTTTACCTTGTCTCCTAGCTACTTATTATCATGCTACAATAAGCAGTACAAACTTATTTTATATACCATTTACCATAAACAACGTATTTGCATTATGGCCTACATGA